The genomic stretch tttcacaAAAATTTTTATACCAAAATCTCAGCATCAATAGGctatggccacgtaacccagtagcATGGATTGCACAAAGTGTCAAAAAATCACTATTGTTAACCACCGGTGGCAACAGTATTcaaaaaccactattctaatcatcgGTAGCAACAGTGTCCAAAAATTACTATTTTAATCACTGGTGGCAACAGTATTcaaaaaccactattctaattatCGGTAGCAACGGTGTCCAAAAATCACCATTTTAATCACCGGTGGCAACGGGGTCcaaaaaccactattctaatcatcgATGGCAATAGTGTCGAaactaatttctcataatacaaGTCGATAGGACCAATGAATAATTCCTATTGATGGGGCCATAACAGATTATAATTATGCCgaaaatacatacatataaaaacagatttcataagtTGTCCAGTCATATTTTATAGATTTCATAGCATATAGCGAAATTTTTAAATGATATCTAATATGCTTGACTCATTTTACTAAGtacaaaatatatttcaaaatttaatcaactaataattattttttcaataatttgaAACATATACTTtaaagcattaagttacttacctttttttgctttaaattcCACTTTAGAGAAACAAATCAGATACACCTATTTAATGtcattaaaataatattaattttaacaTAATTTCAAAAGTCAAAATTAAATACTATGATCTCATGCCCCCAAATCAGTTCTATTCGAGCAAGGAGGATTCAACGGGTCAAAGGTAAAGATCGAGAGTGACCAAATCTAGCTGAGACTGAAGTAATGGCTAGTCAGCCACCTAGGTACTAGGGCAGTTCGGGGTTTTCAAATTGGGTTAACTTAAATCCGAGCTACAAGAAGGACAGGGCTTACACTAGGATCCTCGAGCTTGTCTAGAGGGAGAAAAGGAGGAGAGATAGTCTCAACTCGGGTCTGAATTTGATCTGATCCAAATCTTGGGCTTGGTCCTAATTGTTCGGATCGACCATCAGAGGAAAGGTCTAGCTCTAGTCATAACGTGGGCTTGCTtagggagagaaagagatacACAATCTAAGGCTATTTAAGTTTTTGGGTTTTGATgcggggcaaaatggatcgtccagcccaaAACAAAAAGGCCGCCCAATTTTGGCCCAATAAATGCCAACGCCGACCGGTTGGATCCTCGGTCCGACTCAGAATCATCATGGCCTCGGACTCTGCCAAAAGGTCCATCGACCTTCAATATTCGCCGACTCGCCCCGACCGGGCTCGGGGCGACCGCTTCAGTAGTACGCCCCGACTCTCGAGCTCGGGACGCTTCACCGAGTACACCTCGAAATTTAGAGAGCTGAGCTATCCTCGGCATCCGTCTAGTCGACCTCGCCAAACGCATGATGCAACCTCTCAACGAGTTCGAACTCGCCAACAGCCGCACCCATGTGTATGCCCACGCCCTCCTACGTGGCCATACATTACAACACCACCGCGCTACACTTCGAGAGCTGGCCCTCGACAGTCAAAGGACAGCACCATGACTACTCCGGCTATATCCTACTACGACTATCAACACCTTACCGTTCTCGAGAACAGACAGCCCTATATGCCACTGGCCAATATTAGCTGCGCGCCATTTGACTCAGAGCCACCCCCTCTCATAATGAGGGCGGACAATGCCTCTGCCACCTGAGCCTCTCCACCGGAACTACAAATAGCCCGGTCAAGTAACTTCTAAGggacttttggctggaccaaacTTATCCCACTTTAACTTGATTGTCGGAGGGCCCACACCGAAAATAccagtgaggctttgtgcaggtccgccgccgccgccgccgcgcaGGAGGTGGCCCCGTCTTCTTCCTCCAAATAACCAGCAGCTCCTTTGACTCCCCCGGCATGGTCACCTTCGGGCCAGATTCGAACCACAACAGGTTTGATCCACTTAGTTAAGTTCGATCAGAGGCTTGACCTATTTAGTCCGATTCGACTAAAATCGGAAAAGGGATATTTGGCCTAGGTCAACTTGGATCAATTAATGTATCCGGTACACAATGAACGAACTCGGCCCACAATGGATCAATAGGGCCAAAAAGGCCCAAAAGAAATACAGCCAAAAATAGATGAGTAGGGCCCAAAATGAATGATCACGACCCAAAATGAACATGGCCCACAATGGACGAACAGGGCCCAAAATGAATACGGCCTATAACGGATGAATGGGCCCATAATGAATGAATGGGCCCACAAAGAATGAGTAGGCCCACAACGGATGAACAGGCCCACAATGAATGAATGGGCCCACAACGGATGAAGGGGCCCACAATGGATGAACGAGCCCACAATGGGTGAACGGGCCTATAATGGGTTAACAAACCCACAACGGATGAATGGGCCTACAATGGATGAATGGGCCCATGATGGTTGAACGACCCAAAATGGATGAACAGGCCCATAATGAATGAGCGGGCCCCCAATGGTTGAATAGGCCCCCAATGGTTATGGCCCAATAGGGGCCAAAATGCTAAACTGACCCATTTTTGGCCCACAATGGGCACAACCCAACAAAGTTAACATGCCCAATAGGGACCAAAATGGGGACAGCCCAAAAGGGCCCAAAATGAATGAACTGGGCCCAAATTCAAACAAAACCCTAATGAATAATCACATCCCAAAATTGGGGTTCTTCATCCGGttgagaacacaagaaggaggagaagatgagaggaaggagaggagaggagagtttCCAGCAGCGGCCAGCCTAGGGGCTGTCGGCCAGCCGTTGACGGCTATAGCAGCCGGTTGCTGCTGCGGCGGCTGGTGAGAAGAGGAAAAAATCGAGTCCTCCATTTGGATCCAGAATAagagaaatgaaaagaaaacttgATTCGACTATAGATCGAAGAGTAGAGGAAAGGGGGCTTACTAGCGATCGACGGAGGCGGCGGGTCTCAGCCATGGGTGGCCAACCGGCGACGTCTAGTGGCTGCTTCCATTGGCAAAGATAGATCTCAAATCAAGAGAAAAATAGGGGAATGGCTACAAAATGTCTTCGAGCGGCGCTCGGCCTTGGTGGCGCGTCGGTCACCGGAaggaaaggaggagaaggagggagagggaggagacgaAGGAGAAGCTTAAAGGTGGATCAGAGTGGATTGATCTCTGGAAGGAGGCGGTTTTTTTTATAAGTGGGTTTTGGCCTGCTCACCATCATGATTCTCACGGCAGTTGATTAGAATTAGCGGCCGTTCAAGTGGCTGTGGGGCTGCCGTGGAACGGCCGCGGTGCCCCACTTCCATCTCGCCCAAAGAAGCTGGAGAGGATCGTGATCCTCTGTTCTGGCTCCTTACAAGGGCCTTGGGCTGAAGTTGGCTGGGCTGCCGGCTCCAGCACGTTATCTTGTagattgtgccaaacttagttGGTCTTACCAAACTTCaccttgattgatttgtgattgattgtgccaaacttagcCAGCCTTACCAAACTTCGTCAGCCTCCTAGTCTATATAAAGGCTGCTCCTGTATATTGTAACAGACAAGCAGAAATACAATTCTCTTCTCTTATTCTTCttttcaacatggtatcaggGCCACCGAACACGTAACCTATTGCCATCCTCTTTTTCACCTTTTTTGTGGTCGTCGTCGCTCATAGATCCTCTGTTTCTTCTGCCTTATTTGGGAGGGATAGCCGGGGCTTCGGCCTCGGCGACTTTCAAAGCCCCTTCTTCTCATCGAGAACCTTGTAAAATCATagccttctttcttccttctttttctcttgaattattttttgttattttctcattattttcttgtttgactttcaattaaaaaaaaattgttgggctaccgtggatgctttcttcatgtgaagggtttttttttgggggggcgtTGTCTTCTTCCCAAGCTGAAACCCTAGCAGCAGCGTACCACACTGTACCGTTAGAAGCTTAGTGGGTAAACTTGGCCGGCGCGGTCTCTCTCCAAACCCAGCAACAACGCGCCAAATCATACCGTCAGAAGCTTAGCGGATAAACTTGACGGGCGCGGTCTCACTCAAAACTCCAGCAGCAGCGCGCCAAACCGTACCGTCAGAAGCTTGGCAGATAAACTTGGTAGGCACGGTATTGCACCAAACCTCAGCAGCAACACGTCAAACTGTACTATCAGAAACTTGGCGGATAAACTTGGCAGGCGCAGTCTCGCTTCAAACCCCAGCAGCAACGCGTCAAACTATACTGTTACAAGCTTGGCAGGTAAACTTGGCAGATGTGGTCTCGCTCCAAACCCTAGCATCAGCGCACCACACCGTACCGTCAGAAAGTTGGCTGGTAAACTTGGCAGGTGCGGTTTCGCTCTTGATCATGGATGCGTACATCTGCATAGCGCCGTCCCATTCCTCAATCTCTGGCTTTATTTGCTGCCCTCGGCTTTTTCATCATCCAGTACGAGGTCTCTTGCTCTTTTTCTATGGTGCTTTGTCTACGAGCATCGTTGAGCTTTGGTTGCCTTATCTCTGAGATCTGTCCTCACCGCGGACATCTTCACGAAAGCTCATTCTCCTGGCATCTTTCGAGATCTTGTTTCCAAACTCAAGTTCGTGTCCATTTTACCACATTAAGTTTGAGGGGGGAtgttaaaattatatgattgatTAGTACCTTAATTAATTTGTGATTAATTGTGCCAAACTTGGTTGGCATTACTAAACTTCaccttgattgatttgtgattgattatgccaaacttagtcggccTTACCAAACTTCACCTTGGTTGATTTGTGATTAATTGTGTCAAATTTAGTCGACCTTAACAAACTTTGTCAGCCTCTTACTACTCCTCTACATTGTAattctcttatttttctcttcttccacaAATATTTCAACAGGTACAGGGCTTCTTTTCCTTCCACAATTCTCTAATGTTTCGCTTTAGAATGGCCCAAAAGATAGCAGCAATCGTGGGAAGAATGGATGACATTGCCGCGGAACAATCCAAGTTCGTATGGAGAAACGgtcgtggtggtggtggtgacaTTGTTACTCGGCTTGGAGAAACTGATAGACTGCAAACCCATTCCTTTATCAGCGAGTCAGAAGTCATTGCAAGGGAAGAAGACAAAATGAAGATTGTGGAGCTGCTCATCAGTCGAAGTGGAAGCCGGAGCGCTACAGTTGTTCCAATTTTCGGGATTGGGGGCCTTGGAAAGACGACGCTCGCACAGATGGTGTATAACGACGAGAGAGTGGTACAACATTTCCACAAGCAGATTTGGGTCTGTGTTTCGGATGATTTTGATGTCCGGAAGATTGTTAGGGCAATTATTGAATCGGCTACTAACAAAAAATGCAAGGTTTCAGATATGGATCCGTTGCAGAAGGAGCTTAGAGAAATCTTGAGAGCAAAAAGATTCCTTCTGGTGTTAGATGATGTATGGAATGAGAATGAAGAGAAATGGTGTGGGTTGAAAGATTTGCTAACCGTCGGCGCAGATGGCAGTTCAGTTATGGTGACTACCCGCAGTAAGATAGTTTCATCAATTGTGGGTACGGTCGAGGCTTATCAATTGGCTCCCTTGTCTGAGCAGGACTGCTGGATTTTGTTCAAGAAGCGAGCATTTGAGAGCACAGAAGAACCCCAGAAGTTGGCAACAATAGGCAAGCAGATTGTCAAGAAGTGTGGGGGCTTGCCCTTGGCAGCAAAAACACTAGGCAGCTTAATGCGCCTCAAGAGTGAGGAGTGGGAATGGAGGTCCGTGATGCAGAGTGAAATTTGGGAATTACGAGATGATAGGATCCTGCCCTCGTTGAAGCTAAGCTATAATCACTTGCCTTCCCATTTGAAACAGTGCTTTTCTTATTGCGCCATCTTTCCAAAGGATTATGAAATAGACAAAGATATGCTAATTCAATTATGGATGGCTAATGGTCTCATTCCAACCCAAGGAAACATGGAATTTGAGGAGAAGGGCCATGAAATTTTTACTGAGCTTGCATGGAGGTGTTTCTTCCAAGAAGTAAAGGAAATTAAAAGATGGCATGATAGTGATACAAAAACGACATGCAAGATGCATGACCTCATGCATGACCTTGCATCATCCATCATGGGAAATGAATGTCGTATTTTTGACTATCCTGAAAGCATTTCAAATAGAAATAGCAAAATTCGTCATTTGTCCATAAATTATTTTGCAGACCTATCAAACATAGACACCTCATCCTCTGCTAAGACCTTGCGGACGCTATTGTTATTGGGTCATGGTGCACTTGTCAATCCTCATTCCCGGGCCACCTTGTCAAAAAACATGTATTTGCGAGTGCTAGACTTGAGTTACACTAGCATATCAGATTGTCATATATCTATGGAGCGTTTCAAACTATTACGGTACCTGGATATCTCTTTCAGTGATATTGAAACCTTACCTGAAAACATATGTAGCCTCATTTGTTTGCAAACTTTGAAGCTCATCCACTGTGAAGGTCTTCTCCAGCTCCCAAGAGGAATGAGAAACATGACCAATCTAAGGCATCTGTACCTTGATGGTTGTTATAGTTTAAGGTGTATGCCCAAAGGGATGGGGCATTTGAAACATTTACGGACACTCACAAGGTATATACTTGGCAATGAGTCTGGAAGTGGCGGCATAGGAGAGCTGAAGAATTTAAACCTCCAGGGAATGTTAGAGTTGTGTAACCTTGAGAATGTAAATAGTGAAGAAGATGCTCGCGATGTCAATTTAGGTTCCAAACACTATCTTCGAGTGCTGAAGTTAGACTGGGGGATGTCAGCTGATCGACAGGAGGAAGGACATGTGGAGAATGTGCTTGAAGCCCTTCAACCTCCTCACAGCTTAAAAAAGTTCACACTGCAGAATTACAGAGGCGCCCAGTTTCCAGCTTGGTTGAGGCAAGATCCAATGCTCCTTAATAGTCTAGTTGAAATCATTATGACAGGTTGCAACAGATGTGAGCATCTTCCACAGCTTGGACAACTTCCTTTCCTGGAAATTCTAGAGATAGGAAATATGAATTCCGTGAGGTACATGGGTGGCACCAGTTTCTATGGCAGTGCAGGCACAGACCAAAACAGTACACCGTTCCCTTCACTGAGGAAAATCAGGTTGCATAATATGGATAATTTGGAAGAATGGGAGGGCATAAGAGGGAGGCCATCATTTCCTCAGCTTGCTAGCTTGAAAATCAGCAGCTGCTCTAGACTAAGGAACATTCCACTGTTTCCTACAACTCGAAATCTTGAGATAGAATATTGCTCAGCCCTGCTTCCTGCCGAAGGGTTCTTCGGATGTATGAATACTCTAGAAAGATTAGAAATGCGGGAGTGTCATGAACTGACACTGCTGCTAGAGCAGGAGGAGGTTGACTCCAGGGCATCCCTTCAAGAATTGACTATTAGAGGTTGCCAGAAGCCTATGTTTTCATCATCATCGCTGGGGCTGTGGAAGAAAATGAACTCTCTCCAGTCTCTGTCAGTAGAATGTTGTGATGGCCTAAATTTCTTGCCGGTTGAGGTTCTCCAAGGTTTGAGCTCCCTCAAATGTCTACGAATTTGTTATTGTCGCAACCTAATTGGCTCGTCATCATCAGAATTCGATGGTGGGTTGCAATTGCAGCACCTCACTTCCCTTGAAAAGCTTGCCATTACAGGATGTGAGCAGTTAGCCAACCTTCCACAGGACTCACTAAAGCACCTCAGCACTTTGAAAGTAATTGAACTAGGTGGCTTccaagatatgacaatattacCTGATTTCCCACAATCGCTTCTGCAAGCAATCATTTCCAAATGCCCTAACGTCTGCTCCTTGCCGGCAGGGCTGGGATGCTGCACTGCTCTAGTATGCCTTAG from Phoenix dactylifera cultivar Barhee BC4 unplaced genomic scaffold, palm_55x_up_171113_PBpolish2nd_filt_p 001125F, whole genome shotgun sequence encodes the following:
- the LOC103696869 gene encoding putative disease resistance protein RGA3 → MSCFFFFFYSCIVLCCPHPLLGNILKRPEKPLDSCHALLFLHRSHISFFYEARMAAAILLPPLVQVVLEKSVSAIQRGLGKIWGVDKELARLQSALSLIQATLQDVEENQATDRAVRALNDWIAKLKDAAYDADNILDEVNYEALRREAEEHGSKMIKKVQGFFSFHNSLMFRFRMAQKIAAIVGRMDDIAAEQSKFVWRNGRGGGGDIVTRLGETDRLQTHSFISESEVIAREEDKMKIVELLISRSGSRSATVVPIFGIGGLGKTTLAQMVYNDERVVQHFHKQIWVCVSDDFDVRKIVRAIIESATNKKCKVSDMDPLQKELREILRAKRFLLVLDDVWNENEEKWCGLKDLLTVGADGSSVMVTTRSKIVSSIVGTVEAYQLAPLSEQDCWILFKKRAFESTEEPQKLATIGKQIVKKCGGLPLAAKTLGSLMRLKSEEWEWRSVMQSEIWELRDDRILPSLKLSYNHLPSHLKQCFSYCAIFPKDYEIDKDMLIQLWMANGLIPTQGNMEFEEKGHEIFTELAWRCFFQEVKEIKRWHDSDTKTTCKMHDLMHDLASSIMGNECRIFDYPESISNRNSKIRHLSINYFADLSNIDTSSSAKTLRTLLLLGHGALVNPHSRATLSKNMYLRVLDLSYTSISDCHISMERFKLLRYLDISFSDIETLPENICSLICLQTLKLIHCEGLLQLPRGMRNMTNLRHLYLDGCYSLRCMPKGMGHLKHLRTLTRYILGNESGSGGIGELKNLNLQGMLELCNLENVNSEEDARDVNLGSKHYLRVLKLDWGMSADRQEEGHVENVLEALQPPHSLKKFTLQNYRGAQFPAWLRQDPMLLNSLVEIIMTGCNRCEHLPQLGQLPFLEILEIGNMNSVRYMGGTSFYGSAGTDQNSTPFPSLRKIRLHNMDNLEEWEGIRGRPSFPQLASLKISSCSRLRNIPLFPTTRNLEIEYCSALLPAEGFFGCMNTLERLEMRECHELTLLLEQEEVDSRASLQELTIRGCQKPMFSSSSLGLWKKMNSLQSLSVECCDGLNFLPVEVLQGLSSLKCLRICYCRNLIGSSSSEFDGGLQLQHLTSLEKLAITGCEQLANLPQDSLKHLSTLKVIELGGFQDMTILPDFPQSLLQAIISKCPNVCSLPAGLGCCTALVCLRIQDLPNLSSLPEGRQGLNALEELTITDCPKLISLPNSLLPCPRNLKCLWVKNCPELETQCMRGGEYWGFVSDIPVRSMMAAVEHDNRSSSRGQRSRLSMIGLQCCFVESKEGSTIRSRLQRH